In the Flagellimonas sp. HMM57 genome, one interval contains:
- a CDS encoding 3-oxoacyl-ACP synthase III family protein, producing the protein MYNSRISGLGFYVPENVVTNDDLSKVMDTNDEWIQERTGIKERRHVIKGTDTTTSMGVKAAKVAIERAGIDKDEIDFIVFATLSPDYYFPGPGVLVQRDLGIKTVGALDVRNQCSGFIYGVSVADQYIKSGMYKNILVIGSELHSHGLDMTTRGRGVSVIFGDGAGAAVLTREEDASKGILSSHLHSEGQHAEELSLIAPGMGKRWVTDIIEEQDPEDASYFPYMNGQFVFKNAVVRFSEVIIEGLKANGLSAEDIDMLIPHQANLRISQFVQKKFGLSNDQVYNNIMNYGNTTAASIPIALTEAWEAGKVNEGDLVVLAAFGSGFTWGSVIIKW; encoded by the coding sequence ATGTATAATTCAAGAATATCCGGTCTGGGATTTTACGTTCCAGAAAATGTGGTTACCAATGACGATTTGTCCAAAGTTATGGACACTAATGATGAGTGGATTCAGGAACGTACCGGAATAAAAGAGCGAAGGCACGTAATTAAGGGAACGGATACTACAACATCTATGGGGGTTAAAGCAGCAAAAGTTGCCATAGAACGTGCAGGTATCGATAAAGATGAGATTGATTTTATTGTCTTTGCCACTTTAAGTCCAGATTATTATTTTCCTGGTCCAGGAGTTTTGGTACAACGAGATTTGGGTATAAAAACCGTTGGTGCCTTGGACGTAAGAAACCAGTGTTCCGGATTTATATATGGAGTCTCTGTAGCGGACCAATATATTAAGAGCGGTATGTATAAAAATATATTGGTAATCGGTTCCGAACTGCATTCGCATGGGCTGGATATGACCACTAGGGGCAGGGGAGTCTCTGTTATTTTTGGTGATGGTGCCGGGGCCGCTGTACTCACTAGGGAAGAAGATGCTTCGAAAGGAATTCTATCATCCCATTTGCATTCAGAAGGACAGCATGCAGAAGAACTGTCTTTGATCGCACCGGGAATGGGAAAAAGATGGGTTACCGATATTATTGAAGAGCAAGACCCGGAAGATGCTTCCTATTTCCCTTACATGAACGGACAGTTTGTGTTCAAGAATGCGGTTGTTCGCTTCAGCGAAGTAATTATTGAAGGATTAAAAGCCAATGGTTTGAGTGCAGAAGACATTGATATGTTGATTCCGCATCAGGCCAATTTGCGTATCTCACAATTTGTACAAAAGAAATTTGGGCTTTCCAATGACCAAGTGTACAACAATATTATGAATTATGGTAACACTACTGCGGCTTCAATTCCAATAGCCCTAACTGAAGCTTGGGAAGCTGGTAAAGTAAATGAAGGGGATTTAGTGGTGCTTGCCGCATTTGGAAGTGGCTTTACATGGGGGAGCGTTATAATTAAATGGTAA
- a CDS encoding AarF/ABC1/UbiB kinase family protein, whose protein sequence is MKTLDSIPTGKIERAGKLVKTGVKIGGNYVKYYGKKLVNSESAKEELDQDNAEDIYDGLKSLKGSALKVAQMLSMEKNLLPRAYVEKFSLSQFSVPPLSAPLVRKTFKKYLDKYPEEIFDTFEKDSVNAASIGQVHRAKKGGKELAVKIQYPGVAKSISSDLALVKPIAIRMFNLKGKDSEKYFKEVENKLVEETNYILELKQSEEITQACADIPNIEFPKYYENLSSERILTMDWMKGRHLSEFAKTEFDQDLGNKLGQALWDFYMFQIHSLRKVHADPHPGNFLVSPKETLIAIDFGCIKEIPDEFYVPYFELAKEDNINNDEIFMEKLYELEILTPTDSKKELEFFKALFKEMLTIFTSPFNEEDFDFGADDFWNKIADLSERYSKDEQIKKMNGNRGSKHFLYMNRTFFGLYNLLHDLKARVKVNQFKKYID, encoded by the coding sequence ATGAAGACATTGGACAGTATTCCCACGGGAAAGATTGAAAGAGCAGGAAAACTTGTGAAAACAGGTGTGAAGATAGGTGGTAATTACGTCAAATATTACGGTAAGAAATTGGTCAATTCAGAATCGGCCAAAGAAGAACTCGACCAGGACAATGCAGAAGATATTTATGACGGGCTAAAGAGCTTAAAAGGAAGTGCCCTTAAAGTTGCCCAAATGCTCAGTATGGAGAAAAACCTTCTCCCCAGGGCCTATGTTGAAAAATTCTCACTTTCGCAGTTTTCAGTACCACCACTTTCCGCACCTTTGGTAAGGAAGACATTTAAAAAGTACCTTGATAAATACCCTGAGGAAATTTTTGACACTTTCGAAAAAGATTCTGTCAATGCTGCCAGTATAGGTCAAGTTCATAGAGCCAAAAAAGGCGGCAAAGAATTAGCTGTTAAGATTCAATATCCTGGTGTGGCAAAAAGTATCAGTAGTGATTTAGCTTTGGTGAAGCCCATTGCCATAAGAATGTTCAATCTTAAGGGTAAGGATTCTGAAAAGTATTTTAAAGAAGTAGAAAATAAATTGGTTGAAGAGACCAATTATATTTTGGAGCTCAAGCAAAGTGAAGAAATTACGCAAGCTTGTGCCGACATTCCCAATATAGAATTCCCAAAGTATTATGAAAACCTGTCCAGTGAGCGCATCCTTACTATGGATTGGATGAAGGGCAGACACCTTAGTGAATTTGCCAAAACCGAATTTGACCAAGATTTAGGAAATAAATTAGGTCAGGCGTTATGGGACTTTTACATGTTCCAAATTCATAGTTTGCGCAAAGTCCATGCAGACCCACATCCCGGAAATTTTTTGGTAAGTCCTAAAGAAACTTTAATAGCCATAGATTTTGGTTGTATTAAAGAAATCCCGGATGAGTTTTACGTGCCTTATTTTGAATTGGCAAAAGAGGATAACATCAATAATGATGAGATCTTTATGGAAAAACTCTATGAACTGGAGATATTGACACCTACGGACTCCAAAAAGGAGCTCGAATTCTTCAAGGCTCTGTTCAAGGAAATGCTTACCATATTCACCTCCCCGTTCAATGAAGAAGATTTTGATTTTGGAGCGGACGATTTTTGGAATAAAATTGCTGATTTGAGCGAGCGTTACTCTAAAGATGAACAGATTAAGAAGATGAACGGGAACAGAGGATCGAAACACTTTTTATACATGAATCGGACATTTTTTGGCCTTTACAATCTTCTTCACGATTTAAAAGCTAGGGTAAAAGTAAATCAGTTTAAGAAGTACATCGACTAA
- a CDS encoding TetR family transcriptional regulator C-terminal domain-containing protein — protein sequence MANTTTAKVTEDKIVGWFMDYVLEHEIIPKSVYKFCKEHKIKESDFYRYFGSFEGLRHRIWEKFYENTMSVMQKNKAYDNMTNEEKMLTFFFTFFESLTLNRSYVMFVLNEHKGRMEKLTQLKGLRNHIKDFAIELIEERNSDKNLRILKRSPQIFSEGAWLQFLFLLKFWMDDNSPDFEKTDIAIEKSVTTIFEVFENTPLEKIIDFGKFLYKENFA from the coding sequence ATGGCAAATACTACAACCGCAAAAGTAACAGAAGACAAAATCGTAGGATGGTTTATGGATTATGTTTTGGAACATGAGATAATTCCTAAATCTGTGTATAAGTTCTGTAAAGAACATAAGATCAAAGAATCGGATTTTTACAGGTATTTCGGTTCTTTTGAAGGTTTACGCCACCGTATTTGGGAAAAGTTTTATGAGAATACAATGTCGGTAATGCAAAAGAACAAGGCATATGATAACATGACCAATGAGGAAAAGATGCTCACTTTCTTTTTTACTTTTTTTGAATCGTTAACATTGAACAGGAGCTATGTGATGTTCGTGCTTAACGAACATAAGGGGCGCATGGAAAAATTAACTCAGTTAAAAGGCCTTAGAAACCATATCAAAGATTTTGCTATAGAACTTATTGAAGAGCGAAATAGTGACAAGAATTTGAGGATTCTTAAGAGAAGTCCACAAATCTTTTCTGAAGGCGCCTGGTTGCAATTTTTATTCCTTTTAAAGTTTTGGATGGACGACAACTCACCAGATTTTGAGAAAACGGACATCGCCATAGAAAAATCCGTGACAACTATTTTTGAGGTGTTTGAAAACACGCCTTTGGAAAAAATAATTGATTTTGGGAAATTCCTATACAAAGAAAATTTTGCTTAA
- the htpG gene encoding molecular chaperone HtpG, producing MATGKINVSVENIFPLIKKFLYSDHEIFLRELISNATDATLKLKHLTSIGEAKVEYGNPMIEVKVDKDKKKIHIVDQGIGMTQDEVKKYINEVAFSGAEEFLDKYKDAGKDAGIIGHFGLGFYSAFMVAEKVEIITKSFKDEPAVHWSCDGSPKFTLKEAKKTDRGTEIVLHIAEDSTEFLEDSKITDLLKKYNKFMPIPIKFGMKTETLPKPEDAKEDDPAPTQEVDNIINNPNPAWTKQPVDLKDEDYKEFYRELYPMQFEEPLFNIHLNVDYPFNLTGILYFPKLSNDLNIQKDRIQLYQNQVFVTDNVEGIVPEFLTMLRGVIDSPDIPLNVSRSYLQADGAVKKISSYITRKVADKLNSLFKNNREDFEQKWNDIKVVIEYGMLSEDKFFEKADKFALYPTVDGEFFTFEELENKIKDSQTDKDDKLVVLYASDREAQHSYIEAAKKKGYEVLLMDSPIISHLMQKLETSKEKLSFARVDADHVDNLIKKEDTAISKLSDEEKEKLKGEIEEVVKEKGYTIQMEAMDSTSSPFIITEPEFMRRMKEMQQTGGGGMFGMGGMPEMYNLIVNTNHELVGEILNTKTSKKRERLINQSLDLARLSKGLLKGEELTNFIARSYDMIK from the coding sequence ATGGCTACAGGTAAAATCAATGTTTCGGTAGAGAATATATTTCCACTTATTAAAAAATTTCTATATAGCGATCACGAAATATTCTTGAGAGAACTTATTTCAAACGCTACAGATGCAACATTAAAACTCAAGCACCTTACTTCCATAGGTGAGGCCAAAGTTGAGTATGGAAACCCAATGATAGAGGTCAAGGTCGATAAGGACAAAAAGAAAATCCATATTGTGGACCAAGGTATTGGGATGACCCAAGATGAGGTGAAAAAATATATTAACGAAGTTGCCTTCTCCGGAGCAGAGGAATTTTTAGATAAATACAAGGATGCTGGTAAGGACGCTGGAATCATTGGTCATTTTGGGCTTGGTTTCTATTCCGCTTTTATGGTTGCGGAAAAAGTTGAAATTATCACCAAAAGCTTTAAAGATGAACCTGCAGTACACTGGTCGTGCGACGGTTCACCCAAGTTCACATTAAAAGAGGCCAAAAAAACCGATAGGGGAACTGAGATTGTTCTTCACATAGCAGAGGATTCCACAGAATTCTTGGAAGATTCGAAAATTACCGACTTGTTGAAGAAATACAACAAGTTTATGCCCATCCCAATAAAATTCGGGATGAAAACGGAAACCCTACCTAAACCAGAAGATGCTAAAGAAGATGATCCGGCACCGACTCAAGAGGTAGATAATATTATCAATAATCCAAATCCGGCATGGACCAAGCAACCTGTCGATTTAAAAGATGAGGACTACAAGGAGTTCTACAGAGAGCTATATCCAATGCAATTTGAAGAACCACTTTTCAACATCCATCTTAATGTTGATTATCCTTTTAACTTGACCGGTATTCTGTACTTTCCTAAACTTTCAAACGACCTAAATATTCAAAAGGACAGGATTCAGCTTTATCAAAATCAGGTTTTTGTTACGGATAACGTAGAAGGTATTGTCCCCGAATTTTTGACCATGCTTCGTGGGGTTATAGATTCTCCAGATATTCCCTTGAACGTTTCCCGATCTTATTTACAGGCCGATGGAGCCGTAAAAAAAATATCGTCCTATATCACCAGAAAAGTGGCTGATAAATTAAATTCTCTTTTCAAAAATAACCGTGAGGATTTTGAACAAAAATGGAATGATATTAAAGTAGTCATTGAATATGGCATGCTTTCCGAGGATAAATTCTTTGAAAAAGCGGACAAATTTGCACTGTATCCTACCGTAGACGGAGAATTTTTCACTTTTGAAGAGTTGGAAAACAAAATAAAGGACAGTCAAACGGATAAGGATGATAAACTTGTGGTTCTTTATGCTTCGGACAGAGAGGCGCAGCACAGTTATATTGAAGCCGCCAAGAAAAAGGGATACGAAGTTTTATTAATGGACTCCCCTATCATTTCCCACCTTATGCAGAAGTTGGAAACCTCTAAAGAGAAGCTGTCCTTTGCTCGTGTGGATGCAGACCATGTAGATAATCTTATTAAAAAAGAGGATACTGCAATTTCCAAACTTTCCGATGAGGAAAAGGAAAAGCTAAAAGGAGAAATAGAAGAAGTGGTCAAAGAAAAGGGTTATACCATACAGATGGAGGCCATGGACAGCACTTCATCCCCATTCATTATCACGGAACCTGAATTTATGCGCAGAATGAAAGAAATGCAACAGACCGGTGGAGGTGGAATGTTCGGTATGGGCGGTATGCCAGAAATGTACAATCTTATCGTAAATACCAACCATGAGCTTGTAGGTGAAATACTGAATACCAAAACTTCCAAAAAGCGTGAACGCTTGATCAATCAATCACTGGATTTGGCAAGATTGTCCAAAGGATTGTTGAAAGGTGAGGAACTTACCAATTTTATAGCACGTAGCTACGATATGATCAAATAG
- a CDS encoding MauE/DoxX family redox-associated membrane protein — protein sequence MNYPWHLYLMAAMYVFAGIMHFIYPKAYLRIMPRYLPNHKLLVQLSGLAEIVLGIALCFEPTKNLAIYGIILMLFLFLLVHFYMLTGEKASAGVPKWILVLRIPLQFGLMYWVYFYLNL from the coding sequence ATGAACTATCCTTGGCACCTATATCTAATGGCCGCTATGTATGTTTTTGCTGGGATTATGCATTTTATTTATCCTAAAGCCTACTTGCGAATCATGCCCAGATATCTTCCCAATCATAAATTGCTTGTCCAACTAAGCGGACTTGCAGAAATTGTTTTGGGAATTGCCCTATGTTTTGAGCCAACCAAGAATTTGGCAATTTATGGAATCATTTTAATGCTTTTTTTATTTCTTTTGGTTCACTTTTATATGTTAACCGGTGAAAAAGCATCTGCTGGAGTACCAAAATGGATTCTTGTTCTTAGAATTCCTTTACAGTTTGGATTGATGTATTGGGTGTATTTTTATCTAAATCTTTAA
- a CDS encoding MOSC domain-containing protein, with amino-acid sequence MKVISTNIAEPTTIFWNGKQEETGIYKYPTEKSLLLEQENVEGDVIIDRKHHGGEFKACYLFSSDDYPYWREKYPQLEWNWGMFGENLTIEGLDESKLRIGNIYKIGNSLVQITQPREPCYKLGIRFGTQEILKQFIDHERPGTYVKILKVGEVQTGDTMELVKESENTLTIQQFYKLLFARKKDKAILKLALNNDGLPKSKKEKLKKYV; translated from the coding sequence ATGAAAGTTATATCCACAAATATTGCTGAGCCAACCACCATTTTCTGGAACGGGAAACAAGAAGAAACAGGTATTTACAAGTATCCAACGGAAAAATCGCTTCTTTTAGAACAAGAAAACGTGGAAGGAGACGTCATTATCGACCGTAAGCATCACGGTGGTGAATTTAAGGCATGCTATCTTTTTTCTTCCGACGATTACCCCTATTGGAGAGAGAAATATCCCCAACTGGAATGGAACTGGGGCATGTTTGGAGAAAACCTCACTATCGAAGGATTAGATGAATCAAAACTGAGGATTGGGAATATCTATAAGATTGGAAACAGTCTGGTACAGATAACTCAGCCTAGAGAACCTTGCTACAAATTGGGAATACGATTTGGAACACAAGAAATTTTGAAACAGTTCATAGACCATGAACGTCCGGGAACTTATGTGAAAATCCTGAAAGTAGGCGAGGTCCAAACTGGAGACACAATGGAATTGGTGAAAGAATCCGAAAACACATTGACCATACAACAGTTTTATAAATTGTTGTTCGCCAGAAAAAAAGATAAAGCTATTTTGAAATTGGCGCTCAATAATGACGGATTACCCAAGAGCAAAAAAGAGAAATTAAAAAAGTATGTATAA
- a CDS encoding AraC family transcriptional regulator produces MIQKPAFEIIEPSFGNSFTYQKFDENKVNKNNGWHYHPELELVYINGGSGKRQIGSHVSYFRNGDLILIGSNLPHCGFTDKLTGNKSETIIQMKADFLGNDFFNIPEMRNIHKLFEVAKGGIAFSGKTKNKVGDKMEVLEYQTDFQRLLSILNILNQLATSDEIKVLNGQGFSMETEVKDNDRINIVFNHVKISFKEDISLDEIADMVSMTVPSFCRYFKKITNKTFTQFVNEYRLVHASKLLAEQPISITQVCYDSGFNNFSHFNKSFKAFTGQNPSEYRNQLKSVLK; encoded by the coding sequence ATGATTCAAAAACCTGCTTTTGAAATAATTGAACCAAGTTTCGGAAACTCGTTTACCTACCAAAAGTTTGATGAAAACAAGGTAAACAAGAACAATGGATGGCATTACCACCCAGAATTGGAATTGGTATACATTAATGGTGGCTCCGGTAAAAGACAGATAGGAAGCCATGTATCTTATTTTAGAAACGGTGACCTTATCCTTATTGGATCTAACCTGCCTCACTGCGGATTTACAGATAAACTTACCGGAAATAAAAGTGAAACCATTATACAGATGAAGGCGGATTTTCTTGGAAATGATTTTTTTAACATTCCCGAGATGCGAAATATCCATAAGCTTTTTGAAGTCGCCAAAGGTGGGATTGCATTTTCTGGAAAGACAAAAAACAAAGTCGGTGATAAAATGGAGGTATTGGAATATCAGACCGATTTTCAACGCTTGTTATCAATACTCAATATATTAAACCAACTGGCCACTTCAGATGAGATAAAAGTGCTTAATGGTCAGGGGTTTTCCATGGAGACCGAAGTCAAGGACAATGATAGGATAAACATTGTCTTTAATCATGTGAAGATCAGTTTTAAGGAGGATATCAGTTTAGATGAAATTGCAGATATGGTGAGCATGACCGTTCCATCTTTTTGTAGGTATTTTAAAAAAATAACCAATAAGACCTTTACGCAATTTGTAAACGAGTACCGATTGGTCCATGCTTCCAAACTTTTGGCCGAGCAGCCCATCAGTATCACGCAAGTCTGTTATGATAGTGGTTTCAATAACTTTTCGCACTTTAATAAATCTTTCAAAGCTTTTACGGGACAAAATCCATCAGAATATCGGAATCAATTAAAAAGTGTGCTAAAGTAA
- a CDS encoding alpha-ketoglutarate-dependent dioxygenase AlkB, translated as MSLFSEKIDLGLKDSDICYYPNFLTQEKANVYFKTLRDQTPWQQDKITVFGKTYDQPRLTALYGNNGRAYSYSNITMQPYVFTAELLQIKSMIEEEANIEFSTCLLNYYRDGKDSNGWHADNEKELGKNPIIASVSFGAERFFNLRHQKDKALKHKILLEHGSLLLMKGETQHHWHHQIAKTAKKIGERINLTFRIIR; from the coding sequence ATGTCGCTTTTCTCCGAGAAAATAGATTTAGGGCTAAAGGACAGTGATATCTGTTACTACCCTAATTTCTTAACTCAAGAAAAGGCCAATGTCTATTTTAAGACACTCAGAGACCAGACTCCCTGGCAACAAGATAAGATTACCGTCTTTGGAAAAACATATGATCAACCTAGATTGACCGCACTCTACGGAAATAACGGAAGAGCGTACTCCTATTCCAATATAACCATGCAACCGTATGTGTTTACGGCAGAATTACTCCAGATAAAATCAATGATCGAAGAAGAGGCTAACATTGAGTTTTCCACTTGTCTTTTAAACTATTACAGAGATGGAAAAGATAGTAATGGGTGGCATGCAGATAATGAAAAAGAGTTAGGCAAGAATCCAATAATCGCATCCGTATCATTTGGAGCAGAACGGTTTTTCAATCTTAGGCACCAAAAAGACAAAGCATTAAAGCATAAGATACTTTTAGAGCATGGAAGTCTTTTATTGATGAAAGGAGAAACGCAGCACCATTGGCATCATCAAATAGCAAAAACAGCCAAGAAAATTGGTGAGCGGATTAATCTGACCTTTAGAATAATCAGATAA
- a CDS encoding S1/P1 nuclease: MNKVFFLFLLVPLLGFSNYWGKTGHRVTGHIAQNHLSGKAKRALNDLLDGHSLAFVSTYADEIKADRSNSKFSPWHYVNYPLDMRYEDSEKSEFGDVVMAIEECIRVVKNKNSERENRVFHLKMLVHLVGDLHQPMHTSRAEDKGGNDIQLQWFGEDTNLHRLWDTNLIVSYGMTYTELAIELDRLSRRERKKIQEGTIYDWVHESHLLAAELYASVELGEKIGYQYSYKYNDLLFGQLQKGGLRLAKVLNDLFA; this comes from the coding sequence ATGAACAAGGTATTTTTTCTTTTTTTATTGGTTCCACTATTGGGATTTAGTAATTATTGGGGGAAAACGGGTCACCGGGTCACTGGACATATTGCGCAGAACCATCTCTCTGGAAAAGCCAAGCGGGCCTTAAATGATTTACTGGATGGGCATAGTTTAGCTTTTGTCTCAACATATGCCGATGAAATAAAAGCAGATAGAAGCAATTCCAAATTTTCTCCTTGGCATTATGTCAATTATCCTTTGGACATGCGCTATGAGGATTCAGAAAAAAGTGAATTTGGCGATGTGGTCATGGCTATTGAAGAATGTATCCGGGTTGTGAAAAATAAGAACAGTGAAAGGGAGAATAGAGTGTTTCACTTAAAAATGTTGGTACATCTGGTCGGTGATCTGCACCAGCCCATGCACACAAGTAGGGCAGAGGATAAGGGCGGTAACGATATTCAATTGCAATGGTTTGGCGAGGATACCAATTTACACAGGTTATGGGACACAAATCTGATTGTTTCCTATGGCATGACCTATACCGAGTTGGCTATCGAACTTGATAGATTGTCCAGAAGGGAACGTAAGAAAATTCAGGAAGGAACAATTTATGACTGGGTACATGAATCCCATTTGTTGGCTGCGGAGCTGTATGCTTCGGTTGAGCTAGGTGAAAAAATTGGATACCAGTATAGTTATAAGTACAATGATTTACTGTTTGGTCAGTTGCAAAAAGGTGGGTTAAGGCTAGCCAAAGTATTGAACGATTTGTTTGCCTAA
- a CDS encoding SPFH domain-containing protein — MENEKIIIPLNGYFMLFVSLLLLFGGVTIIVYTHIAWFGIFILMGLVSTAGLVLVNPNSSRVLLLFGKYVGTIKKNGLYWVNPLYSKRKISLRASNFDSERLKVNDKLGNPVMISTILVWRVTDTYKAAFDVDDYKNFVRVQTDAAVRKLASMYPYDNFADEGIEEDITLRSSLNEVSEALEKEVQERLAMAGIEVLEARIGYLAYAQEIANAMLKRQQATAIVAARHKIVEGAVSMVEMALDELNEKQIVDLDEERKAAMVSNLMVVLCSDKDASPIVNTGTLNH, encoded by the coding sequence ATGGAGAATGAAAAAATAATTATACCGCTCAATGGCTATTTTATGCTATTTGTAAGTTTACTTTTACTTTTTGGAGGAGTGACCATAATAGTTTACACACATATCGCTTGGTTTGGAATCTTCATCCTAATGGGTCTGGTATCTACCGCCGGATTGGTTTTAGTAAACCCAAATAGCTCCAGAGTATTACTTTTGTTTGGAAAGTATGTAGGGACGATAAAGAAAAATGGGCTGTATTGGGTAAATCCTTTATATTCTAAAAGGAAAATCTCTTTAAGAGCAAGTAATTTTGATAGTGAACGCCTTAAAGTAAATGATAAACTGGGCAATCCGGTAATGATAAGTACCATTTTGGTCTGGCGGGTTACCGACACCTATAAAGCTGCATTTGATGTTGATGACTATAAAAACTTTGTTAGAGTGCAGACTGATGCCGCCGTTCGTAAACTGGCCAGCATGTATCCCTATGACAATTTTGCGGATGAAGGCATAGAAGAAGACATTACCCTGCGATCTAGTTTAAACGAAGTAAGCGAAGCACTGGAGAAAGAAGTCCAAGAAAGATTGGCCATGGCCGGAATCGAAGTCTTAGAAGCAAGAATTGGCTATCTGGCATATGCGCAGGAGATTGCCAATGCAATGCTTAAAAGACAACAGGCCACCGCCATTGTTGCTGCCAGACATAAAATTGTTGAAGGTGCGGTAAGTATGGTAGAAATGGCATTGGACGAATTGAATGAAAAACAAATAGTTGACTTGGACGAAGAACGCAAAGCTGCCATGGTAAGCAATTTAATGGTCGTTCTTTGTTCGGACAAAGATGCTTCGCCCATTGTGAATACCGGGACGTTAAATCATTAA
- a CDS encoding Arc family DNA-binding protein translates to MSKKKAFALRLNEDMLKAIEKWATDEFRSTNGQIEWILMKGLKEAKREPKKKDIGNN, encoded by the coding sequence ATGAGTAAGAAAAAAGCATTTGCTTTAAGGCTTAATGAAGATATGCTCAAAGCAATTGAAAAATGGGCTACTGATGAATTTCGTAGCACAAACGGACAAATAGAGTGGATATTGATGAAAGGTCTTAAAGAGGCCAAAAGGGAGCCAAAAAAGAAAGATATTGGCAATAACTAA